A window of Mesotoga sp. BH458_6_3_2_1 contains these coding sequences:
- a CDS encoding carbohydrate ABC transporter permease, with the protein MSSAGKLKRRITVTALIFIAPVVVYNLIFKIVPIFVSLFLSLTKFSGFGEARFIGLENYLRIFGDSEFWRAILVTFQFSIEVLPLNMLISLLLALLVNSALKGMGVFRAIYYLPVITPMVAASMIWIWLYDPQIGILNFLLSLFNIPPVNFLRNPSTALHSIVAMRIWRGAGWNMLIYLAGLQGISRNLYEAAAIDGASSVRRFFRITLPLLRPVHVYVLIVGMISTLQSFTEMYVMTGGGPLQSTTTVGLLIYRAAFDYMDMGYASSMSFVLGIIIMILSVVSFRSRQQKEA; encoded by the coding sequence GTGAGCAGTGCGGGGAAACTCAAGAGGCGAATAACAGTAACAGCCTTGATCTTCATTGCACCGGTGGTTGTTTACAACTTAATCTTCAAAATAGTCCCTATCTTTGTCTCTCTCTTTCTGAGTCTAACGAAATTCTCGGGGTTCGGAGAAGCCAGGTTCATTGGCCTTGAAAATTACCTCCGGATATTTGGTGACTCGGAGTTTTGGAGAGCAATTCTTGTGACTTTTCAATTCTCAATTGAAGTCCTGCCTCTCAATATGTTGATCTCTCTGTTGCTCGCCTTGCTCGTCAACAGCGCTCTGAAGGGAATGGGAGTTTTCAGGGCAATTTACTACCTCCCGGTTATTACTCCTATGGTTGCTGCAAGTATGATCTGGATCTGGCTTTATGATCCTCAAATCGGTATATTGAATTTCCTTCTTTCACTTTTCAACATACCGCCTGTGAATTTCCTCAGAAATCCAAGCACTGCGCTTCATTCAATTGTTGCCATGAGGATATGGAGAGGAGCAGGCTGGAATATGCTTATCTATCTAGCCGGTCTTCAGGGAATTTCAAGAAATCTTTATGAGGCAGCAGCGATCGATGGCGCCTCGTCAGTTCGAAGATTCTTCAGGATCACTCTTCCTCTATTAAGACCTGTACACGTCTATGTTTTGATTGTAGGCATGATCAGCACTCTTCAGTCCTTCACAGAGATGTATGTCATGACTGGTGGAGGCCCTTTACAGTCAACAACTACGGTTGGCCTTCTTATTTACAGAGCTGCCTTCGACTACATGGATATGGGGTACGCAAGCTCGATGTCGTTCGTTCTAGGGATAATTATTATGATTCTGTCCGTTGTCAGTTTCAGATCACGTCAGCAGAAGGAGGCTTAA
- a CDS encoding carbohydrate ABC transporter permease, translated as MKKNKLRTLLLLSLAAVIFGSPFFWMVISSLKPNAELFAWPPTFIPKAVTLEHYQSALTARGFSNYFLNSAIVSLISMAFNLVFCSLAGYAFARLDFPLKNILFITLLSTMMIPVQVTLVPTFLMVKSFPLVGGNDILGRGGTGLLNTYAGLVIPHIMTVFGVFIMRQFYMQFPKELSEAARIDGASELGIFRKIFLPLGRPAMSALAIFTFTQAWDDFLWPLVVTSDRSMRTLQLGLEVFKNRYTADWGPLMAATTVSVLPVIIVFLVFQRYFTDTALSSGIK; from the coding sequence ATGAAGAAAAACAAGCTCCGAACTTTATTACTGCTTTCGCTTGCCGCAGTCATATTCGGGTCGCCTTTCTTCTGGATGGTTATCTCCTCGCTAAAACCAAATGCAGAGCTATTCGCCTGGCCGCCTACATTCATACCAAAGGCAGTAACTCTGGAACACTACCAATCGGCACTTACCGCCAGAGGCTTCAGCAACTATTTTCTAAACAGCGCAATAGTATCACTGATTTCGATGGCGTTTAATCTGGTGTTCTGCTCTCTTGCAGGCTATGCCTTTGCCAGACTTGATTTCCCTTTGAAGAATATTTTGTTCATAACACTATTGAGCACTATGATGATACCAGTTCAGGTGACTCTTGTTCCGACTTTCTTGATGGTGAAATCATTCCCTCTCGTGGGTGGGAATGATATTCTGGGAAGGGGAGGAACCGGCCTTCTCAACACTTACGCTGGTCTTGTTATCCCCCACATAATGACTGTTTTCGGGGTTTTCATTATGAGGCAGTTCTATATGCAGTTTCCAAAGGAGCTTTCGGAGGCTGCCAGAATAGATGGTGCCTCCGAACTCGGAATCTTTAGAAAGATCTTTCTTCCACTGGGAAGGCCTGCGATGTCTGCCCTTGCGATTTTTACATTCACTCAAGCTTGGGATGATTTTCTCTGGCCCCTTGTAGTTACAAGCGACAGATCTATGAGGACTCTGCAGCTTGGACTGGAAGTGTTCAAGAACAGGTACACTGCTGATTGGGGCCCTCTGATGGCCGCTACGACGGTTTCGGTTCTACCCGTCATTATTGTTTTTCTCGTTTTTCAACGATACTTCACTGATACAGCTTTGAGCTCCGGAATCAAATAG
- a CDS encoding FAD-dependent oxidoreductase, with translation MDLVYDVVVVGGGVAGVAAAIAASRIGARVLLLEKDMSFGGVLTSALVNPMMTFHSPARQVIGGIGQEIIDRLVSVQGSYGHIDDPIGFVKSITPFDPEKMKSSLIEMLVEEGVDFLFNSLVASVSREGDSISTITTESTGEKNRVNAQVFIDSTGGGNLSIRAGAYYNIGDGSPSSCQPMTLVMRIGGVNREEIVSYVNGNRDDFVINEHTDLSYLGIAGFFSFMNRIDDYGISFKRDRLLFFEIPYHPGQIFMNTTRYPGYANTSKELTKAQSIGNIDVWRFMNFLKKEIPGFENSFLIQTGCHIGVRETTHIVGDYVLKTNDLIDRKPFDDSIAVGSYPIDIHLPGSAELKTISIPYPGEYHIPMRSLIPKGLANVILAGRAISADHTAFSAVRTSPLATATGMAAGITAALAVKHRRLVRDVNIDLIRREIVEMGGIL, from the coding sequence ATGGATTTAGTTTACGATGTTGTAGTTGTTGGCGGTGGCGTAGCTGGCGTTGCGGCAGCCATTGCAGCCTCCAGAATTGGAGCTAGAGTGCTCCTTCTGGAGAAAGACATGTCATTTGGAGGGGTACTAACTTCTGCTTTGGTAAATCCGATGATGACCTTTCATTCACCTGCAAGACAGGTGATAGGTGGAATAGGCCAAGAGATAATCGATAGGCTCGTTTCAGTACAAGGAAGTTATGGTCACATAGATGATCCCATAGGTTTTGTGAAGTCGATCACACCATTCGATCCCGAAAAAATGAAATCATCACTAATTGAAATGCTTGTAGAGGAAGGCGTAGACTTTCTGTTCAACTCACTTGTCGCAAGTGTATCGAGAGAGGGGGACTCAATATCAACAATAACAACTGAAAGCACTGGCGAGAAGAACAGAGTTAATGCACAGGTTTTCATCGATTCAACGGGTGGGGGAAATCTTTCTATTCGTGCAGGAGCTTATTACAACATTGGAGACGGTAGCCCTTCCAGCTGCCAGCCAATGACACTGGTGATGAGAATTGGAGGTGTTAATCGAGAAGAGATTGTTTCTTATGTCAATGGAAACAGAGATGATTTTGTTATCAATGAGCATACCGACCTGAGCTATCTGGGAATTGCCGGTTTCTTCAGCTTCATGAATAGAATTGACGATTATGGAATATCCTTCAAAAGAGACAGGCTTCTGTTCTTCGAGATCCCCTATCATCCCGGTCAGATATTTATGAACACAACGAGATATCCTGGTTATGCAAACACGAGCAAAGAACTTACTAAGGCTCAAAGCATTGGAAACATAGATGTTTGGAGATTCATGAATTTTCTTAAGAAAGAGATTCCCGGATTTGAAAACTCATTCCTGATTCAAACAGGCTGTCACATCGGAGTTAGAGAGACTACTCACATCGTTGGGGATTACGTTCTGAAAACGAATGACTTGATCGATAGAAAACCTTTTGATGACAGTATCGCCGTTGGATCATATCCGATCGATATTCATTTGCCCGGTTCGGCAGAGTTGAAGACGATCTCAATTCCTTACCCCGGCGAATACCATATTCCAATGCGTTCGCTAATCCCAAAGGGCTTAGCAAATGTCATTCTTGCCGGGAGAGCAATCAGTGCAGATCATACGGCCTTTTCCGCAGTCAGAACCAGCCCTCTTGCAACCGCAACCGGCATGGCTGCAGGTATTACTGCGGCACTCGCTGTGAAACACAGAAGACTTGTCAGAGATGTGAACATCGACCTGATACGGAGGGAGATCGTTGAAATGGGAGGGATCCTTTGA
- a CDS encoding DUF4127 family protein — MKTVVVPMDDRPPNYLLVSKIADLNCLEIELPDKNLLGRYLRPGNCEELARWMLSREADRFIVSVDMLSYGGLIASREDGISTRTAIDRLSSVRELRRRFPNAEILLSSIVRRASVSVSSAGSKELWTMLNNYLWLSGNERIKEAEAVEAELPRGFVGRYRELRLRNHEVNKECLKLVKAGCADLLVLAQEDTFQHGPQERELAILEDMAKDYVIDDRVFIHNGADEVIQEMLSYRRDQEYPMEVIYDSPETREKIMDFEDREFGKNVESHMKFLGMRQSSGSSTGILVAGTKIDNSIEALKNLSERKQRVFILDVFCANGSSHSFVDAYLGLDLKNIWGYSAWNTASNSLGTLLSLAATSSSWEVERKAFTEFYISRLLDDHLYQGILRNTLERMVDESGGDIYKVSKSKGLFEDFRDNLFMPKAEEFLDRFIRGRKLDIFDFSSSENRISIEKFILPWDRTFECEIEVMIR; from the coding sequence TTGAAAACAGTAGTTGTTCCAATGGATGATAGACCCCCAAACTACCTGCTGGTTTCCAAGATAGCAGATCTGAATTGTCTGGAGATCGAATTGCCAGATAAGAACCTGCTCGGAAGATATTTGAGGCCGGGAAATTGCGAGGAACTGGCCCGATGGATGCTTTCAAGAGAGGCAGACAGATTCATAGTCTCCGTCGATATGCTTTCTTATGGCGGTCTAATAGCCTCAAGGGAAGATGGGATCAGCACGAGAACAGCTATCGACAGACTTAGCTCGGTGAGAGAACTGAGGAGAAGATTCCCAAATGCTGAAATTCTCCTTTCCTCAATTGTCAGAAGAGCATCTGTCTCCGTTTCGTCGGCTGGCTCTAAGGAACTTTGGACGATGCTCAACAACTATCTATGGCTCTCAGGAAATGAAAGAATCAAAGAAGCCGAGGCCGTAGAGGCCGAACTACCCAGAGGATTTGTCGGCAGATATCGTGAACTCCGCTTGAGAAATCACGAGGTGAATAAGGAGTGTCTGAAGCTTGTTAAAGCAGGTTGTGCAGATCTTCTAGTATTAGCTCAAGAAGATACTTTTCAGCATGGTCCTCAGGAGAGAGAACTGGCTATTCTTGAAGATATGGCGAAAGACTATGTCATAGACGACCGCGTGTTCATACATAACGGCGCAGATGAAGTGATTCAGGAGATGCTTTCTTACAGACGAGACCAAGAGTACCCCATGGAAGTCATTTATGACTCACCAGAGACAAGAGAAAAAATCATGGATTTCGAGGACAGAGAGTTTGGGAAGAACGTAGAATCTCATATGAAGTTTCTTGGGATGCGACAGTCTTCCGGTTCTTCAACCGGGATTCTGGTTGCTGGCACAAAAATAGACAATTCGATTGAAGCTCTCAAAAATCTCAGTGAGCGGAAGCAGCGGGTCTTCATTCTAGACGTTTTTTGTGCAAACGGTTCTAGTCATTCTTTTGTTGATGCTTACCTGGGTCTGGATCTGAAGAACATCTGGGGATACTCCGCCTGGAATACAGCTTCAAACAGTCTGGGGACTCTTCTTTCTCTGGCCGCCACCTCCAGCTCTTGGGAAGTGGAAAGGAAGGCTTTTACCGAGTTTTACATCTCGCGGCTTCTTGACGACCATCTTTACCAGGGTATTCTCAGAAACACTTTGGAGAGAATGGTCGATGAATCAGGTGGCGACATATACAAAGTCAGCAAATCCAAGGGACTCTTTGAAGACTTCAGAGACAATCTCTTTATGCCTAAAGCAGAAGAGTTCCTTGATAGATTCATTCGTGGGAGGAAACTTGACATTTTCGATTTCTCCTCTTCAGAGAATCGAATATCGATTGAGAAATTCATCCTCCCGTGGGACAGAACTTTTGAATGCGAAATAGAAGTAATGATTCGCTGA
- a CDS encoding Gfo/Idh/MocA family protein, which yields MKKKVAIVGAGVWGRTHAFLYKEHPEVELVGICDQNVERAEKFADEFSIPRVFPDHRTMLDGLDFDAVSIVTPDFAHGAIVVDCANAGKDILVEKPIATTREDLIRISEAVSENNVRIMTDLHNRWSPPFAVAKKMIDDGELGSPVSAYFRLNDVLWVATDMLPWSSKSSILWFLGSHSVDTLRWFFGDEVETVYSVSSSGVLKNLGLDTTDIYQTILTFRNGCIASMENSWITPNTNPCVNDIKFNFTGSKGMVNLDLSNNQMIEYFTQNESKHPDVLVNHFVHGKAKGFAYESIRHFIDCLVTGEEFLIKLDDAINTSLVVLSILESAEKSIPVKVKYLNSD from the coding sequence GTGAAAAAGAAAGTGGCAATTGTAGGAGCAGGTGTTTGGGGAAGAACTCATGCATTTCTATATAAGGAACATCCAGAGGTTGAACTGGTGGGAATTTGCGATCAGAACGTAGAGAGAGCCGAAAAGTTCGCTGATGAATTCAGTATCCCACGAGTCTTTCCAGACCATAGGACAATGCTGGATGGGCTTGACTTTGACGCAGTATCGATTGTCACTCCGGATTTCGCTCATGGTGCGATTGTGGTAGACTGCGCAAATGCCGGAAAGGATATCCTCGTCGAGAAACCAATTGCAACAACAAGAGAGGACCTCATCAGGATATCTGAGGCGGTGAGCGAGAACAACGTAAGGATCATGACCGATCTTCACAATCGATGGAGCCCTCCCTTTGCAGTGGCCAAGAAGATGATTGATGATGGTGAGCTCGGCAGCCCCGTCAGCGCCTATTTCAGGTTGAATGACGTTCTCTGGGTCGCAACAGACATGCTCCCATGGTCGAGTAAATCATCTATTCTATGGTTCTTGGGTAGCCATTCGGTAGATACATTAAGATGGTTTTTCGGCGACGAGGTCGAGACTGTTTACTCTGTCAGTTCTTCAGGCGTCCTTAAGAATCTGGGGCTTGATACAACCGACATCTATCAAACAATTCTGACCTTCAGAAACGGTTGTATAGCATCGATGGAGAACAGCTGGATAACGCCCAACACAAATCCTTGCGTGAACGACATAAAATTCAACTTCACGGGTAGTAAAGGAATGGTTAACCTTGATCTAAGCAACAACCAGATGATCGAGTACTTCACTCAGAACGAGAGCAAGCATCCTGATGTGCTGGTAAACCATTTTGTCCACGGCAAGGCGAAAGGCTTTGCATATGAGAGTATTCGACATTTCATCGACTGTCTGGTGACTGGAGAGGAGTTCCTCATAAAGCTGGATGACGCCATCAACACCTCGCTTGTAGTTCTTTCGATTCTCGAGTCTGCCGAGAAGAGTATTCCGGTGAAGGTTAAATACCTAAATTCAGACTGA
- a CDS encoding prenyltransferase/squalene oxidase repeat-containing protein, producing MADKVLDWLLEEENPSVRYLTLSSLMDRSEDEAEVMGAKEAIMTIGVVPALLDLQNEDGSWGKPERFYTDKYRGTVWNLVILAEMRADPKNERVKKACEFILSCSQEFEQGGFSYTQSAKTKTGLPSGVIPCLTGNMVYSLIRLGFIEDSRVQRAIDWICSYQRADDGIEEPPSGKVYERYEACWGRHSCHLGVAKALKALAAIPDDRRSKSVREKIEQLVEYFLIHHIYKKSHDLEKVAKPGWLRFGFPLMYQTDLLELLEIFAELGIKDPRLEDAIRIVANKRNNEGFWKMQNSFNDKMLVAVEEKGKPSKWLTLRALKILKFYDEL from the coding sequence ATGGCGGACAAGGTTCTTGATTGGCTTCTAGAAGAAGAGAACCCTTCAGTCAGATATTTGACGCTGAGTTCTCTCATGGATCGATCAGAAGACGAAGCTGAAGTCATGGGCGCGAAAGAGGCGATAATGACGATTGGCGTGGTGCCTGCCCTGCTAGATCTCCAGAACGAAGACGGTTCCTGGGGCAAACCCGAAAGGTTTTACACCGATAAGTATCGTGGAACGGTCTGGAATCTCGTAATTCTTGCCGAGATGAGGGCAGATCCGAAGAATGAGCGAGTGAAGAAGGCCTGTGAATTCATCTTGAGTTGCTCTCAGGAATTCGAGCAAGGGGGTTTTTCATATACTCAAAGCGCGAAGACCAAGACGGGCCTCCCGAGCGGGGTAATCCCCTGTTTAACAGGTAACATGGTCTATTCACTAATCAGGCTAGGTTTCATTGAAGACAGCAGAGTGCAGAGAGCCATCGACTGGATCTGCTCCTATCAGCGAGCAGACGACGGTATTGAAGAACCACCTTCCGGAAAGGTATACGAGAGATATGAAGCATGCTGGGGACGCCACTCATGCCACTTGGGCGTTGCAAAGGCTTTGAAGGCCCTGGCGGCGATTCCCGATGACAGGCGAAGTAAGTCAGTAAGAGAGAAGATCGAGCAATTGGTCGAGTATTTTCTTATTCACCACATATACAAGAAAAGCCACGATCTCGAGAAAGTAGCAAAGCCCGGTTGGCTGAGATTCGGTTTTCCCCTGATGTATCAGACGGACTTGCTGGAACTGCTGGAGATTTTTGCCGAGCTGGGAATCAAAGATCCCAGGCTCGAGGATGCAATTAGAATCGTGGCAAACAAGAGAAACAATGAAGGATTCTGGAAGATGCAGAACTCATTCAATGACAAGATGCTTGTTGCCGTTGAAGAAAAGGGAAAGCCATCCAAGTGGTTGACTCTGAGGGCGCTTAAGATCCTCAAGTTTTATGACGAGCTGTAA
- the eis gene encoding enhanced intracellular survival protein Eis yields METRRIDSSYKDKIVEIFLMSFEYFEPEESEFFFSDPSLWEYVWGAFDEEKLVAAYISYKYLAKIRTKPFECRYVEAVATLPEYRRRGITKAILLRDIQETLKSGVNIIMLDPFKHDFYVRLGFGLGFESLELTFDFSLLSDELEDDDLKIVSGKLLNNEEMKTLIEEARKVLWETSRYTEALEIAACSQEIFHKKELFGVVAIDANGSPHGMMVYSKKERKMLIESFSFVDLAGLFALKRFILSHRDQIATFEMRTMPPDFPIELFFHSRWQAGKELKMIDASSRMVRILHPLPVISKLMDRSVRGNVVLKVKDELLSQNNCKILVGNGKAEITEATEDFQIAISDLVPLLTGRLSATRLWRLGKLLTGSWKNIPWGISEVPEKVSILDSIFPEIITHNAV; encoded by the coding sequence ATGGAAACAAGAAGGATTGACAGCTCTTACAAAGACAAAATCGTAGAGATCTTCCTGATGTCATTCGAATACTTCGAACCGGAAGAGAGCGAGTTCTTCTTTTCAGATCCATCCCTCTGGGAATATGTCTGGGGCGCATTCGACGAAGAGAAGTTAGTTGCCGCATACATAAGCTACAAATATCTCGCGAAAATCCGTACCAAACCTTTTGAATGCAGGTACGTCGAGGCCGTGGCCACACTGCCCGAATATCGCAGAAGGGGTATAACAAAAGCAATTCTCTTGAGGGATATACAGGAGACTCTGAAAAGCGGAGTAAACATTATTATGCTCGATCCTTTCAAGCATGACTTCTACGTAAGGCTGGGGTTCGGGCTTGGCTTCGAGAGTCTTGAACTGACCTTCGATTTCTCTCTTCTTTCAGATGAACTGGAAGACGACGATCTCAAAATAGTTTCCGGCAAGCTACTAAACAATGAAGAGATGAAAACGTTGATTGAAGAGGCCCGGAAAGTCCTGTGGGAAACCTCTCGTTACACCGAGGCGCTGGAAATTGCCGCTTGCAGTCAGGAGATATTCCACAAGAAGGAGCTGTTTGGAGTCGTAGCCATCGATGCCAATGGCTCACCTCATGGAATGATGGTCTACAGTAAGAAGGAGAGAAAGATGCTTATAGAGAGCTTCTCCTTCGTCGATCTTGCAGGATTATTCGCGCTGAAGAGATTCATACTAAGTCATAGGGACCAGATTGCAACTTTCGAAATGAGGACAATGCCGCCAGATTTTCCAATAGAACTCTTCTTCCATTCGAGATGGCAGGCCGGAAAAGAGCTCAAGATGATAGATGCCTCATCAAGAATGGTAAGAATCCTTCATCCGCTTCCAGTAATTTCGAAGCTCATGGATAGGTCCGTTCGCGGAAATGTTGTTTTGAAGGTGAAAGACGAACTACTCTCCCAGAATAACTGCAAAATCCTGGTCGGAAACGGGAAAGCAGAGATAACTGAAGCAACAGAGGATTTCCAGATAGCGATTTCGGACCTCGTTCCGCTTTTGACAGGGAGGCTTTCGGCCACCAGGCTCTGGAGACTTGGAAAGCTCCTGACCGGCTCGTGGAAGAACATCCCCTGGGGAATCTCTGAAGTTCCGGAGAAGGTTAGCATTCTCGACTCGATCTTCCCAGAAATCATAACGCATAACGCTGTGTAA
- a CDS encoding GrpB family protein has product MRGKPVIVEEYSTAWPRLFREEAERISASLNEFQKTIEHIGSTAVPGLQAKPVIDIMIGVSSLEQADSCVPFIERTGYLYRPEHEDSMPERRYFERSGNEIDYHVHMVVFGSKFWKEHIFFRDYLRENPEALQQYAALKKELAEQFRDTREAYTNGKAEFIQGILKRQKD; this is encoded by the coding sequence ATGAGAGGAAAGCCGGTAATAGTTGAAGAATACAGTACTGCTTGGCCTAGACTGTTCAGGGAGGAAGCAGAGCGGATTTCTGCCTCACTAAATGAGTTTCAGAAGACGATAGAACATATAGGAAGCACGGCCGTCCCGGGGCTTCAGGCAAAACCGGTAATCGACATTATGATTGGCGTATCATCACTTGAACAAGCCGACTCCTGCGTGCCATTCATTGAAAGAACGGGCTATCTTTACAGACCCGAGCACGAGGATTCAATGCCTGAGAGAAGATACTTTGAAAGATCCGGCAATGAGATTGACTACCACGTACACATGGTCGTTTTTGGGAGCAAGTTTTGGAAAGAACACATCTTCTTCAGGGACTATTTGCGCGAAAACCCAGAGGCCTTACAACAATATGCCGCGCTCAAGAAGGAGCTCGCCGAACAATTCAGAGACACCAGAGAAGCTTATACAAATGGCAAGGCCGAGTTCATCCAGGGGATACTGAAACGGCAGAAGGATTGA